Proteins co-encoded in one Methylobacterium sp. WL1 genomic window:
- a CDS encoding DUF2155 domain-containing protein: MSRTKALARPVLALGLALALGASPAAADKIKNPTAVFSGLDKITGRIVSFEVAVDETVQFGSLQMTPRVCYTRPPTESAKTTAFLEVDEVTLDNKYRRIFTGWMFASSPGLHAIEHPIYDVWLVDCKGGSDVIAEAKEQEDVPAVAAKPERTKRAGRDSTKTAQQLNAAGQVDVEAPRGVPVQPRQKPSRKFFPSNEGPAPAPPPPPQPQNLFDALFR, from the coding sequence TTGAGCCGCACCAAAGCCCTCGCACGCCCCGTCCTGGCCCTCGGTCTGGCATTGGCCCTCGGGGCCAGCCCTGCCGCGGCCGACAAGATCAAGAATCCGACCGCGGTCTTCTCCGGCCTCGACAAGATCACGGGCCGCATCGTGTCCTTCGAGGTCGCGGTGGACGAGACCGTGCAGTTCGGGTCGCTGCAGATGACCCCGCGGGTCTGCTACACGCGTCCGCCCACCGAGAGCGCCAAGACCACCGCGTTCCTCGAAGTCGATGAGGTCACCCTCGACAACAAGTACCGGCGCATCTTCACCGGGTGGATGTTCGCGTCGAGCCCCGGCCTGCACGCCATCGAGCACCCGATCTACGATGTCTGGCTGGTCGACTGCAAAGGCGGCAGCGACGTGATCGCCGAGGCGAAGGAGCAGGAGGACGTGCCGGCGGTGGCGGCCAAGCCGGAGCGGACGAAGCGCGCGGGCCGGGATTCGACCAAGACTGCCCAGCAGCTGAACGCCGCCGGCCAAGTCGATGTCGAGGCGCCGCGCGGCGTGCCGGTGCAGCCGCGCCAGAAACCCTCGCGAAAGTTCTTCCCGTCGAACGAGGGACCGGCTCCGGCCCCGCCGCCCCCGCCGCAGCCGCAAAACCTGTTCGACGCGCTGTTCCGCTGA
- a CDS encoding NADH:ubiquinone oxidoreductase subunit NDUFA12: MALKDTLLRVFTWWNGQTVSLALQTARTGIFVGEDDFGNKYYKAEGALIDRSVGSERRWVVYNGYADASKVPPGWRGWLCHNVDLAPSEEAYTPRAWQQPHVENQTGTPNAYRPQGSQLSWGSRPAATGDYVSWTPGE, translated from the coding sequence ATGGCGCTGAAGGACACTTTGCTGCGCGTCTTCACGTGGTGGAACGGCCAGACCGTCTCGCTCGCGCTCCAGACCGCCCGCACCGGCATCTTCGTCGGCGAGGATGATTTCGGAAACAAGTACTACAAGGCCGAAGGCGCGCTGATCGACCGCTCGGTCGGCTCGGAGCGGCGCTGGGTGGTCTATAACGGCTACGCCGACGCGTCGAAGGTGCCGCCCGGCTGGCGCGGCTGGCTCTGCCACAACGTCGATCTCGCCCCGAGCGAGGAGGCCTATACGCCGCGCGCCTGGCAGCAGCCACATGTCGAGAACCAGACCGGCACGCCGAACGCCTACCGGCCGCAGGGCTCGCAGCTTTCCTGGGGCTCCCGTCCGGCCGCGACCGGCGATTACGTGTCCTGGACGCCCGGCGAGTAG
- a CDS encoding DUF3862 domain-containing protein produces the protein MSKLHLALASLLLIVGSLPATARTAECRVTRDAYASLKQGTHYDQAVKILGCPGRRVTHMEIGTVQRATYSWRGTGRTGANLNLSFRNGRLTSKSQLGLN, from the coding sequence ATGTCGAAGCTTCACTTGGCCCTCGCAAGCCTACTATTGATCGTTGGCAGCCTGCCCGCGACTGCGCGCACGGCCGAGTGCCGGGTCACCCGCGACGCCTACGCGTCGCTGAAGCAGGGGACGCACTACGATCAGGCGGTGAAAATCCTCGGCTGCCCGGGCCGTCGAGTGACCCACATGGAGATCGGCACCGTTCAGCGGGCGACGTATTCCTGGCGTGGAACCGGCCGCACCGGCGCCAACCTGAACCTGTCCTTCCGCAATGGTCGGCTCACGAGCAAGTCGCAGCTCGGCCTCAACTGA
- a CDS encoding vitamin B12-dependent ribonucleotide reductase: MRFERRYTTAGQSPYTGIPFRKALSEIRNPDGSVVFRLDGIDVPESWSQVASDVLAQKYFRKAGVPARLRKIEENDVPSFLWRSVADEAALAELPEEERIGSESSATQVFDRLAGCWTYWGWKGRYFSSEEDAAAFFDELRFMLAKQMVAPNSPQWFNTGLHWAYGIDGPSQGHFYCDYRTGELTRSASSYEHPQPHACFIQGVQDDLVNDGGIMDLWVREARLFKYGSGTGSNFSALRGENEKLGGGGKSSGLMSFLKIGDRAAGAIKSGGTTRRAAKMVIVDIDHPDIEAFIDWKVKEEQKVAALVTGSKVVSKHLGLVMKACTQCEAEGDACFDPERNPALKREIKAARKASVPDAYIKRVVQFARQGFTKIDFPVYDTDWDSEAYLTVAGQNSNNSVSLTDDFLRAVDADADWHLTQRTTGKVAKTIPARELWEKIGEAAWASADPGLHFNTTMNDWHTCPQGGRIRASNPCSEYMFLDDTACNLASANLLTMYDRQAKRFDVEAFEHLNRLWTVVLEISVMMAQFPSKEIAELSFRYRTLGLGYANIGGLLMTMGLPYDSHEGRALAGALTAIMTGVAYATSAEMAAELGPFQAYDDNADAMLKVIRNHRRAAHGEAEGYEFLSIAPVPLDHANIPQDNLGAHARAAWDRALQLGETHGYRNAQTTVIAPTGTIGLVMDCDTTGIEPDFALVKFKKLAGGGYFKIINQAAPDALRALGYRESEIAEIEAYAVGHGSMGQAPAINPTTLRAKGFTDDKISAIEKGLKSAFDIKFVFNRWTLGDEFLIHTLKVPAEKLSDPTFELLPFLGFTKKDIEVANTHICGAMTLEGAPGLKREHYPVFDCANPCGRIGKRYLSVESHIRMMAAAQPFISGAISKTINMPNDATVEDCKAAYRLSWTLALKANALYRDGSKLSQPLNAALIVDEDDEADDALETLIQAPAAAKAAQIAEKIVERVIERVEHIRSREKLPARRKGYTQKAVVGGHKVYLRTGEYDDGRLGEIFIDMHKEGATFRSLMNNFAIAISLGLQYGVPLEEYVEAFTFTRFEPAGFVQGNDAIKNATSLLDYVFRELAVSYLGRADLAHVSPAEIGGTVLGGGEAGDTTRDGSKPAPASSVVSRGLLRGSADRLTLIQGGPAGGTVGVGAGSTGQTSPAGGTVHAIHGTSALKSEPGVARQTETIADTLPFTKVERTVADRRAEAKMKGYVGEACPECANFTLVRNGTCLKCDTCGSTTGCS, from the coding sequence ATGCGGTTCGAGCGTCGCTACACCACGGCCGGACAGTCGCCCTATACCGGTATTCCGTTCCGCAAGGCCCTGAGCGAAATTCGCAACCCCGATGGCTCGGTGGTGTTCCGCCTCGACGGCATCGACGTTCCGGAGAGCTGGAGCCAGGTCGCGAGCGACGTGCTGGCCCAGAAGTACTTCCGCAAGGCCGGCGTTCCGGCGCGCCTCAGGAAGATCGAGGAAAACGACGTCCCCTCCTTCCTGTGGCGCTCGGTCGCCGACGAGGCCGCCCTGGCCGAGCTCCCCGAGGAGGAGCGGATCGGCTCCGAATCCTCGGCCACGCAGGTGTTCGACCGCCTCGCCGGCTGCTGGACCTACTGGGGCTGGAAGGGCCGCTATTTCTCCTCTGAGGAGGATGCCGCGGCGTTCTTCGACGAGCTGCGTTTCATGCTGGCCAAGCAGATGGTGGCGCCGAACTCGCCGCAGTGGTTCAACACCGGCCTGCACTGGGCCTATGGGATCGACGGCCCGAGCCAGGGCCATTTCTACTGCGACTACCGCACCGGTGAGCTGACCCGCTCGGCGTCGAGCTACGAGCACCCGCAACCGCATGCCTGCTTCATCCAGGGCGTGCAGGACGACCTCGTCAACGACGGTGGCATCATGGACCTGTGGGTCCGTGAGGCACGCCTGTTCAAGTACGGCTCCGGCACCGGCTCGAATTTCTCCGCGCTCCGCGGCGAGAACGAGAAGCTCGGTGGCGGCGGCAAGTCCTCCGGCCTGATGAGCTTCCTCAAGATCGGCGACCGGGCCGCCGGCGCGATCAAGTCGGGCGGCACCACGCGCCGCGCGGCCAAGATGGTGATCGTCGACATCGACCACCCGGATATCGAGGCCTTCATCGACTGGAAGGTCAAGGAAGAGCAGAAGGTCGCCGCTCTGGTGACCGGCTCGAAGGTCGTCTCCAAGCATCTCGGCCTGGTGATGAAGGCCTGCACCCAGTGCGAGGCCGAAGGGGATGCCTGCTTCGATCCGGAGCGCAACCCGGCCCTGAAGCGCGAGATCAAGGCCGCTCGCAAGGCTTCCGTGCCGGACGCCTATATCAAGCGCGTGGTCCAGTTCGCTCGCCAGGGCTTCACCAAGATCGATTTCCCCGTCTACGACACCGATTGGGATTCCGAGGCCTACCTCACGGTCGCCGGCCAGAACTCCAACAACTCCGTCTCGCTGACGGACGATTTCCTGCGGGCGGTCGATGCGGACGCCGACTGGCACCTGACCCAGCGCACCACCGGCAAGGTCGCGAAGACCATCCCGGCCCGCGAGTTGTGGGAAAAGATCGGCGAGGCGGCGTGGGCCTCGGCGGATCCGGGCCTGCACTTCAACACCACGATGAACGACTGGCACACCTGCCCGCAGGGCGGCCGGATCCGGGCCTCGAACCCGTGCTCGGAGTACATGTTCCTGGACGACACCGCCTGCAATCTGGCCTCGGCCAACCTGCTGACGATGTACGACCGGCAGGCCAAGCGCTTCGATGTCGAGGCGTTCGAGCACCTGAACCGCCTCTGGACGGTGGTGCTCGAGATCTCCGTGATGATGGCGCAGTTCCCGTCGAAGGAGATTGCGGAGCTGTCGTTCCGGTACCGGACGCTCGGCCTCGGCTACGCCAACATCGGCGGCCTGCTGATGACCATGGGCCTCCCCTACGACTCCCATGAGGGCCGCGCCCTGGCCGGTGCGCTGACAGCGATCATGACCGGCGTGGCCTATGCCACGTCCGCCGAGATGGCGGCCGAGCTGGGCCCGTTTCAGGCCTACGACGACAACGCCGACGCGATGCTGAAGGTGATCCGCAACCACCGCCGCGCAGCCCACGGCGAGGCGGAGGGCTACGAGTTCCTGAGCATCGCGCCGGTGCCGCTGGACCACGCCAACATCCCGCAGGACAACCTCGGCGCCCATGCCCGCGCGGCTTGGGACCGGGCGCTCCAGCTTGGCGAGACCCACGGCTACCGCAACGCCCAGACGACCGTCATCGCGCCAACGGGCACGATCGGCCTCGTGATGGATTGCGACACCACCGGCATCGAGCCCGATTTCGCCCTGGTTAAGTTCAAGAAACTCGCCGGCGGCGGTTACTTCAAGATCATCAACCAGGCAGCGCCGGATGCGCTGCGGGCGCTGGGCTACCGCGAATCCGAGATCGCCGAGATCGAGGCCTACGCAGTGGGCCACGGCTCCATGGGCCAGGCCCCCGCGATCAACCCGACGACCCTCCGGGCCAAGGGCTTCACCGACGACAAGATCTCCGCGATCGAGAAGGGCCTGAAGTCGGCCTTCGACATCAAGTTCGTGTTCAACCGCTGGACGCTGGGCGACGAGTTCCTGATCCACACCCTCAAGGTCCCGGCCGAGAAGCTCTCGGACCCGACCTTCGAACTGCTGCCGTTCCTCGGCTTCACCAAGAAGGACATCGAAGTCGCCAACACCCATATCTGTGGGGCGATGACGCTCGAAGGGGCGCCGGGCCTCAAGCGTGAGCACTACCCGGTGTTCGACTGCGCCAACCCGTGCGGCCGCATCGGCAAGCGCTACCTGTCCGTGGAGAGCCACATCCGCATGATGGCGGCGGCCCAGCCGTTCATCTCGGGGGCGATCTCCAAGACGATCAACATGCCCAACGACGCCACGGTCGAGGATTGCAAGGCGGCCTACCGCCTGTCGTGGACCCTGGCGCTGAAGGCGAACGCCCTCTACCGCGACGGCTCGAAGCTGTCGCAGCCGCTCAACGCCGCCCTCATCGTCGACGAGGACGACGAGGCGGATGACGCCCTGGAGACGCTGATCCAGGCCCCCGCCGCCGCCAAGGCCGCTCAGATCGCCGAGAAGATCGTCGAGCGGGTGATCGAGCGGGTCGAGCACATCCGGTCCCGCGAGAAGCTGCCGGCCCGGCGCAAGGGCTACACGCAGAAGGCGGTTGTCGGCGGGCACAAGGTCTACTTGCGCACCGGCGAGTACGACGATGGCCGCCTCGGCGAGATATTCATCGACATGCACAAGGAGGGCGCGACCTTCCGGAGCCTGATGAACAACTTCGCCATCGCGATCTCGCTCGGGCTCCAGTACGGCGTGCCGCTGGAGGAGTATGTCGAAGCGTTCACCTTCACCCGGTTTGAGCCGGCCGGCTTCGTTCAGGGCAACGACGCGATCAAGAACGCGACCTCGCTCCTCGACTACGTGTTCCGCGAGCTGGCCGTGTCCTATCTCGGTCGCGCCGACCTTGCCCATGTCAGCCCAGCCGAGATCGGCGGCACGGTGCTCGGCGGCGGCGAGGCCGGCGACACCACGCGCGACGGGTCCAAGCCTGCACCGGCCTCCTCGGTCGTATCGCGCGGCCTGCTGCGCGGCTCGGCCGACCGCCTCACCCTGATCCAAGGCGGCCCGGCCGGCGGCACGGTCGGCGTCGGTGCCGGAAGTACCGGCCAGACCTCTCCGGCCGGCGGGACCGTCCATGCGATCCATGGCACCTCGGCACTCAAATCCGAGCCGGGGGTGGCCCGGCAGACCGAGACGATCGCCGACACGCTCCCCTTCACCAAAGTGGAACGTACCGTCGCCGACCGGCGGGCCGAGGCGAAGATGAAGGGCTACGTCGGCGAGGCATGCCCGGAATGCGCCAACTTCACGCTGGTCCGCAACGGCACCTGCCTGAAGTGCGACACCTGCGGGTCCACGACCGGTTGCTCGTAA
- a CDS encoding efflux RND transporter periplasmic adaptor subunit, with the protein MVWGGLIVLAGAGGWYAAGRPTPERMVAALPFTGGDTATEPAEPPLDVRVITVRKVKVPIAFTYTGTIISQQDATLQARVTGNVTERPFEPGGHVKKGQVLFHIDPRPFEVALQTAKSQQAQAQAQLTFAQAEVDRTETLADKGYATEQRFQQLQANRTSAVAQVQGAEAAIARQNLNLDYAVVNAPFDGRASLSTINPGDLVIENQTQLVSVVQLDPIDIQMALSSEDSEAVRAAMRDGGVTVSVLGEDGKPVREAKIYQLDNRFDPRTARRLVRALMPNDDERFLPGQFVRASIRTGTKERLLVPTAALDSQLAQQIVYTVDAGGKIQQKPVTTGDTYGENTAILDGLADGDQVVVDHLQEMRQDLKVVAQSAGEVEPDRKPGHGDAAASGEPG; encoded by the coding sequence TTGGTGTGGGGCGGGCTGATCGTCCTGGCGGGCGCAGGGGGCTGGTACGCGGCAGGGCGTCCCACGCCGGAGCGGATGGTCGCGGCGCTCCCGTTCACCGGCGGCGACACGGCGACCGAACCGGCCGAGCCGCCGCTGGACGTCCGGGTCATCACCGTGCGCAAGGTGAAGGTCCCGATCGCCTTCACGTATACCGGAACGATCATTTCCCAGCAGGATGCCACGTTGCAGGCGCGGGTGACCGGCAACGTGACGGAGCGCCCGTTCGAGCCGGGGGGCCACGTCAAGAAAGGGCAGGTGCTCTTCCATATTGATCCGAGGCCCTTCGAGGTGGCGCTGCAGACCGCCAAGTCGCAGCAGGCCCAGGCCCAGGCCCAGCTCACCTTCGCCCAGGCGGAGGTGGACCGCACTGAGACGCTCGCCGACAAGGGCTACGCCACCGAGCAGCGGTTTCAGCAGCTCCAGGCGAACCGGACCTCGGCGGTCGCACAGGTCCAGGGGGCGGAGGCCGCCATCGCCCGGCAGAACCTCAATCTGGATTACGCGGTCGTGAACGCCCCCTTCGACGGGCGCGCCAGCCTGTCCACCATCAACCCGGGCGATCTCGTCATCGAGAACCAGACCCAGTTGGTCTCCGTGGTCCAGCTCGATCCCATCGACATCCAGATGGCCCTGTCCTCGGAGGATTCAGAAGCGGTCCGGGCGGCGATGCGGGATGGGGGCGTCACCGTGTCGGTCCTCGGCGAGGACGGGAAGCCAGTGCGTGAGGCCAAGATTTACCAGCTCGACAACCGGTTCGATCCCCGGACGGCGCGCCGCCTCGTCCGGGCTCTGATGCCGAACGACGACGAGCGCTTCCTGCCGGGCCAGTTCGTCCGCGCCAGTATCCGGACGGGCACGAAGGAAAGGCTGCTGGTGCCGACCGCCGCCCTCGACTCGCAGCTGGCCCAACAGATCGTCTACACGGTCGACGCGGGCGGTAAGATTCAGCAGAAGCCCGTGACGACGGGAGACACCTACGGCGAGAACACGGCGATCCTGGACGGGCTCGCGGATGGCGACCAGGTGGTCGTCGATCACCTGCAGGAGATGCGGCAAGACTTGAAAGTCGTCGCCCAGTCGGCGGGGGAGGTCGAACCCGACCGGAAGCCCGGACACGGGGACGCGGCCGCCTCAGGCGAGCCCGGGTAA